Proteins encoded in a region of the Paenibacillus pedocola genome:
- the nrdE gene encoding class 1b ribonucleoside-diphosphate reductase subunit alpha translates to MRHIELNNMLMKRDESGFFQLNKDLEAVVEFMREVERRSLVFADTKAKVDYMIEQDFYENFYLQYSVAEIEEVYRITHSYNFTFPSYMAASKFYTDYAVKSNDRKQYLEHYPDRVAAVALHLGRGNVETAGTLARSMMEQRLQPATPTFLNAGKSRRGELVSCFLIEMDDSLNSINYVLNTCMQLSKIGGGVAVNLSKLRSRGETIKGVEDAAKGIMPVLKLMEDGFSYADQMGQRKGSGAAYYNIFGWDVLEFLDSKKINADEKTRLKTLSIGLIIPNRFYQLAKDNEPLHVFAPYTVYKAYGTHLDDMDLDEMYDKLLADPRVKKKKAMNARDMLTKIAMIQLESGYPYIMNKSNANEAHALKNVGQIKMSNLCTEIFQLQETSEINDYGQEDTIRRDVSCNLASLNIVNVMEHGKIRESVHEGMIALTAVSDMTSVSNAPGVAKANKEMHSVGLGVMNLHGYLAKNNIAYESEQARDFARTFFMTMNYHSLEKSMEIAAETGRSFQGFEASDYATGAYFERYLTTDYRPVTPRVQELFGDMYIPSPADWEQLRDKVKENGLYHAYRLAIAPTASISYIQNATSSVMPIVEQIETRTYANSTTYYPMPYLRPDNVFFYKSAYQMDQFKVIDLIAEIQPHIDQGISTVLHVNSDVSTRELARSYLYAAHKGLKSLYYTRTKKLSVEECLTCSI, encoded by the coding sequence TTGCGGCATATTGAACTGAACAACATGTTGATGAAGCGGGACGAGAGCGGCTTCTTTCAATTAAATAAAGACCTTGAGGCGGTAGTCGAATTCATGCGGGAGGTGGAGCGGCGGAGCCTGGTGTTTGCAGATACCAAAGCCAAGGTTGACTACATGATCGAACAGGATTTCTATGAGAACTTTTACTTACAGTACAGCGTGGCTGAGATTGAGGAAGTCTACCGGATTACCCACAGCTACAACTTTACGTTCCCCTCTTATATGGCAGCTTCGAAGTTCTATACGGACTATGCTGTAAAAAGCAATGACCGCAAGCAATATCTGGAGCATTATCCGGACCGTGTGGCGGCAGTCGCACTTCACCTGGGACGCGGCAATGTTGAGACCGCCGGTACACTAGCCCGCTCGATGATGGAACAGCGTCTGCAGCCGGCAACGCCCACCTTCCTGAATGCCGGTAAAAGCCGGCGCGGCGAGCTCGTCTCCTGCTTCCTTATCGAGATGGACGATTCGCTTAATTCCATTAACTATGTACTGAATACCTGCATGCAGCTGTCCAAAATCGGCGGCGGTGTAGCCGTCAACCTGTCCAAGCTCCGCTCGCGCGGGGAGACGATCAAGGGAGTCGAGGATGCGGCTAAGGGCATTATGCCGGTGCTCAAGCTGATGGAAGACGGCTTCTCTTATGCCGATCAGATGGGTCAGCGTAAAGGCTCCGGAGCAGCCTACTACAATATTTTCGGCTGGGATGTTCTGGAATTCCTCGACAGCAAGAAAATTAACGCCGACGAGAAAACAAGACTTAAAACCCTCTCCATCGGCCTGATCATACCGAACCGCTTCTACCAGCTTGCTAAGGATAATGAACCGCTGCATGTCTTTGCCCCATACACTGTATACAAGGCTTACGGGACTCATCTTGATGATATGGATCTGGATGAGATGTACGATAAGCTGCTGGCTGATCCGCGTGTGAAGAAGAAGAAGGCAATGAATGCACGGGATATGCTGACCAAAATCGCCATGATCCAGCTGGAATCCGGCTATCCGTATATTATGAACAAGAGCAACGCCAATGAAGCGCATGCCCTGAAAAATGTCGGCCAGATCAAGATGTCGAACCTCTGTACGGAAATCTTCCAGCTGCAGGAAACCTCGGAGATTAACGATTACGGGCAAGAGGATACGATCCGCCGTGATGTAAGCTGCAATCTGGCTTCCCTTAACATTGTTAACGTTATGGAGCATGGCAAAATCCGTGAATCCGTGCATGAAGGCATGATCGCCCTCACCGCCGTCAGCGATATGACCAGCGTCTCCAACGCCCCTGGCGTAGCCAAAGCTAACAAGGAAATGCACTCTGTCGGCCTTGGCGTCATGAATCTCCACGGTTATCTGGCTAAGAACAATATCGCTTATGAAAGCGAACAGGCCCGTGATTTTGCCCGGACCTTCTTCATGACCATGAACTATCATTCACTGGAAAAGAGCATGGAGATTGCTGCGGAAACCGGCCGCTCTTTCCAGGGGTTTGAGGCATCCGATTATGCGACTGGAGCTTATTTCGAACGTTATCTGACTACGGATTACCGTCCGGTTACACCAAGAGTGCAGGAGCTGTTCGGGGATATGTACATCCCTTCGCCTGCTGACTGGGAACAATTGCGGGATAAGGTAAAGGAAAACGGCCTCTACCATGCTTACCGGTTAGCGATTGCACCGACAGCGAGCATTTCCTACATTCAGAATGCCACTTCCAGCGTGATGCCGATTGTAGAGCAGATCGAAACACGGACTTATGCCAATTCAACTACGTACTATCCGATGCCCTACCTGCGGCCGGATAATGTGTTCTTCTATAAATCGGCTTACCAGATGGACCAGTTCAAGGTGATTGACCTGATCGCGGAGATTCAGCCGCACATAGATCAGGGTATCTCGACGGTTCTGCATGTTAACAGCGATGTATCTACTCGGGAACTGGCCCGCTCCTACCTGTACGCTGCCCATAAAGGCCTGAAGTCGCTGTATTACACCCGGACCAAGAAGCTGTCCGTCGAGGAGTGCCTCACCTGCTCGATCTAA
- the nrdI gene encoding class Ib ribonucleoside-diphosphate reductase assembly flavoprotein NrdI → MLVAYDSKTGNVKRFISKLKLPAVQIEEHMTIDEPYVLITYTTGFGQIPEKVSAFLRNNYSNLKGIAASGNKNWGELFAHSADLIADRYNVPVIGKFELSGTFGDVERIKQEVSRVAAY, encoded by the coding sequence ATGCTGGTCGCATACGATTCAAAAACGGGAAACGTCAAACGGTTCATCAGCAAGCTTAAGCTGCCGGCTGTGCAGATCGAGGAGCATATGACTATAGATGAGCCTTATGTACTAATTACATACACCACCGGTTTTGGACAGATTCCAGAGAAGGTGTCTGCTTTTTTGAGAAATAATTACAGCAATCTGAAAGGCATCGCTGCCAGCGGCAATAAGAACTGGGGCGAGCTGTTCGCCCATAGCGCGGATTTGATTGCAGACCGGTACAATGTGCCAGTCATTGGGAAATTTGAATTATCCGGCACATTTGGCGATGTGGAACGGATTAAACAGGAGGTGAGCCGGGTTGCGGCATATTGA
- a CDS encoding pyridoxamine 5'-phosphate oxidase family protein, translated as MSTMNNNHQEAVETVRELIKGIDTAMFTTISPEGLVSRPMKTQEVEFDGDLWFLTKKDTSKFGEVLHDPRVNVVYAGKSYVSIRGTARIVQDLEKKKEFWNAGYDAFLKTSYDDPNVILIQVHAEAAEYWKSGNLAEKASYLFKRLTNQDTEESNLNQTIELK; from the coding sequence ATGTCAACGATGAACAATAATCATCAGGAAGCGGTTGAGACTGTAAGAGAACTTATCAAAGGGATCGATACGGCAATGTTCACGACGATTTCGCCAGAAGGTCTGGTATCCCGTCCAATGAAGACTCAGGAGGTTGAATTCGATGGAGACTTATGGTTCCTGACGAAAAAAGATACCAGCAAGTTCGGTGAAGTTCTTCATGATCCGAGAGTGAATGTCGTATACGCCGGTAAATCCTATGTATCTATCCGCGGAACAGCGAGAATCGTACAGGATCTGGAGAAGAAAAAAGAATTCTGGAATGCGGGCTATGATGCTTTTTTGAAGACCAGCTATGATGATCCGAATGTGATTCTGATTCAGGTTCACGCCGAAGCGGCAGAATACTGGAAGAGCGGTAACCTGGCTGAAAAGGCTTCCTACCTGTTTAAACGGTTAACGAATCAGGATACGGAAGAGTCCAATCTGAACCAGACCATCGAATTAAAGTAG
- a CDS encoding epoxide hydrolase family protein: MTVESFQIRVPDEVLDDLKYRLKHVRWPEPLGPTGWEHGTDLSYLQSLVTYWQEQYDWREQEAKLNSFSQFRSNVDGIDVHFVHERGKGPSPLPIILTHGWPDSYLRYQKIIPMLTDPARYGGDPEDSFDVIVPSLPGFGFSSSPDYRGINNFRVSEVWAKLMTEELGYRKFAAAGGDIGSGVTRYLASNHPELLFGIHLTDIGIIKGLMNPNDQAELSEEELQYKRSAQEWISREGGYMTLQSTKPQTLAYGLSDSPVGLAGWIIEKFRAWSDCKGDLRNSFSEDELLTNIMIYWITNTIGSTAHMYYENTHSLPALGRIEVPTGIAILPADVLTPPKDWAMRNLNITRWTSLPRGGHFTAMEEPELLAEDIRAFYRHFRTGMEQK; encoded by the coding sequence ATGACTGTTGAAAGTTTTCAAATCCGGGTACCTGATGAAGTACTTGATGATCTGAAGTACAGGCTGAAACATGTACGCTGGCCGGAGCCGTTAGGACCAACCGGATGGGAACATGGTACTGATTTAAGCTATCTGCAATCACTCGTTACATATTGGCAGGAGCAATATGACTGGCGTGAACAAGAAGCTAAGCTCAACAGCTTTTCACAGTTTCGCAGTAATGTCGATGGGATAGATGTACATTTCGTCCACGAGCGCGGGAAAGGACCAAGCCCTTTGCCGATCATCCTAACTCACGGATGGCCAGACAGTTATTTGCGGTACCAGAAGATTATCCCTATGCTTACGGATCCGGCCCGTTACGGGGGTGATCCTGAGGACTCTTTCGATGTAATAGTCCCTTCATTGCCCGGATTTGGCTTCTCCAGCAGCCCGGACTATCGCGGGATCAACAATTTCCGTGTTTCTGAGGTATGGGCCAAACTAATGACTGAGGAGCTCGGCTACAGAAAATTCGCTGCTGCAGGCGGGGATATCGGTTCCGGAGTGACCCGATACTTGGCATCGAACCATCCGGAGCTTCTATTTGGCATCCATCTCACCGATATCGGTATTATTAAAGGCCTTATGAATCCCAATGATCAGGCAGAGCTTTCTGAGGAAGAACTGCAATATAAACGAAGTGCTCAGGAATGGATATCCCGGGAGGGGGGCTATATGACCCTTCAATCGACCAAACCTCAGACCCTTGCGTACGGACTTTCCGACTCACCAGTAGGACTCGCCGGCTGGATTATTGAAAAATTCCGTGCGTGGAGCGACTGTAAGGGTGACCTCCGGAACAGCTTTAGTGAAGATGAACTGCTCACCAATATAATGATCTATTGGATTACTAATACGATAGGCTCAACAGCACATATGTATTATGAGAATACGCATTCATTGCCGGCACTTGGCCGGATAGAGGTACCGACAGGCATTGCCATTTTACCTGCGGATGTCTTAACACCGCCCAAAGATTGGGCTATGCGCAATTTGAATATTACCCGCTGGACCTCATTGCCTCGAGGCGGGCATTTTACCGCTATGGAAGAACCGGAACTTCTGGCTGAGGACATTCGTGCTTTCTACAGACACTTTAGAACCGGAATGGAACAGAAATAA
- a CDS encoding LysR family transcriptional regulator, producing MSMINFELYKVFYWAAKTGSLTQAAKSLYITQPSVSHAIKQLEDSLGLSLFIRNSKGVALTPEGATLYSYIEQSHILITQAEKKMAELKNLDNGELRIGGSDSLFKHYLLPFIEIFHQQYPGIRLHLIHGTTPEVISYLKEGLVDLGVVRMPITDPQLEVRQGLQLQDCFIAGSRYAELNQKVLSIEELLQYPIILFSRSSRARMAITDLFQGYGYELKPEFEVGSVGLLIEFARKGLGISFVTREFVSKELEEGSLFEIKLDVQLPPAQVGMMTMRYMPLTTAASKFIELTRRT from the coding sequence ATGTCTATGATAAATTTCGAATTATACAAGGTTTTTTACTGGGCTGCCAAGACCGGAAGCCTGACTCAAGCTGCTAAATCGCTATATATTACCCAACCGAGTGTCAGCCACGCGATCAAGCAGCTGGAGGACAGCTTAGGACTGTCCCTCTTCATTCGGAACTCCAAGGGAGTTGCACTGACACCGGAGGGGGCCACTCTCTACTCTTATATTGAACAATCGCATATTCTTATCACTCAGGCCGAGAAGAAAATGGCCGAGCTCAAAAACCTCGATAACGGGGAGCTGCGGATTGGCGGCAGTGATTCCCTGTTCAAGCATTATCTGCTGCCGTTCATTGAAATCTTTCACCAGCAGTACCCGGGCATCCGTCTTCATCTGATCCATGGTACGACACCGGAAGTGATCTCCTATTTAAAAGAAGGTCTCGTCGATCTGGGCGTAGTACGCATGCCGATCACCGATCCGCAGCTGGAAGTCCGTCAAGGGCTCCAGCTGCAGGACTGCTTCATTGCAGGAAGCCGTTATGCCGAGCTGAACCAGAAGGTGCTCTCTATCGAAGAGCTGCTTCAATATCCTATTATCCTGTTCTCGCGGAGCAGCCGGGCACGTATGGCCATTACGGATTTGTTCCAGGGCTACGGATATGAGCTGAAGCCCGAATTCGAAGTCGGCAGTGTGGGACTGCTGATCGAATTTGCCCGCAAAGGCCTCGGGATTTCCTTCGTAACCCGGGAATTCGTATCCAAGGAGCTGGAAGAGGGCTCGCTCTTTGAGATCAAGCTGGATGTACAGCTTCCTCCTGCCCAGGTGGGGATGATGACGATGCGGTATATGCCGCTGACGACTGCAGCCAGCAAGTTCATCGAGCTTACCCGTAGAACCTGA
- the zwf gene encoding glucose-6-phosphate dehydrogenase gives MEATTFVLFGATGDLARRKIYPALYNLFLDHKLNHSFSVIGLGRRELADEAFQAMVERSIRDFSRREVKDSASVRSFLKSFRYNVLDVGHTEDYTKLLQRVEQQEKRAGGSPNRMFYLSVGPEFFETIAFNIKQSGLGNAKGWKRLVIEKPFGHDLLSAQELNQKLSEAFTEDEIYRIDHYLGKPMVQELDVFQQSNPVLHALWNNRYISNVQITAGETVGVEERAGYYDHVGALRDMFQNHMLQLLMMLAIRLPKDSSPEEVRFKKKEVMEALEPLDEGDVQFNVIRGQYTAGTIQGKPVQGYLSEPGIPAGSTNDTFIAARLQIDDPFWKDVPFYIRTGKRMKEKSTRIVIEFKEPLKQSSSAGENDIPNLLVFEISPNEGLTLQLKARDPQHKGKFKAMHIDFHTSSIEVPEAYENLIHDALHGDPSFFAHWNEVELSWKWVQPILNAFEKNTVPLHTYAAGSFGPAESAQLLAKKGHHWWLDTAEAADGVQEEENDVSLPDASNF, from the coding sequence ATGGAGGCAACCACGTTTGTTTTGTTTGGAGCGACAGGAGATTTGGCCCGGAGAAAAATCTACCCTGCGCTGTATAATCTTTTTCTCGATCACAAGCTTAACCATTCATTCTCTGTGATTGGTCTCGGCCGGAGAGAATTAGCAGACGAAGCCTTTCAGGCGATGGTGGAGCGGTCGATCCGGGACTTTTCCCGGCGGGAAGTGAAAGATTCTGCGTCCGTGCGCAGCTTCCTGAAGTCCTTCCGATATAATGTGCTGGATGTAGGGCATACAGAGGATTATACCAAGCTCCTTCAGCGGGTTGAGCAGCAGGAGAAACGGGCGGGAGGTTCCCCGAACCGGATGTTCTATCTATCTGTTGGCCCGGAGTTTTTTGAGACCATAGCCTTCAATATTAAACAAAGCGGTCTGGGTAACGCCAAGGGCTGGAAGCGCCTGGTGATTGAGAAGCCCTTCGGACATGATCTGTTGTCTGCACAGGAACTGAATCAGAAGCTGAGCGAGGCTTTTACTGAAGATGAAATTTACCGGATCGACCATTACCTCGGCAAACCGATGGTTCAGGAGCTTGATGTGTTCCAGCAGAGTAATCCGGTGCTTCACGCACTTTGGAATAACCGTTACATCTCCAACGTGCAGATTACCGCAGGGGAAACCGTAGGTGTGGAAGAAAGAGCGGGTTATTACGATCATGTAGGAGCACTCCGGGATATGTTCCAGAATCATATGCTGCAGCTGCTAATGATGCTCGCCATCCGCTTGCCGAAGGACAGTTCTCCGGAAGAGGTGCGCTTTAAGAAGAAAGAGGTTATGGAAGCATTAGAGCCGCTGGATGAAGGGGATGTCCAGTTTAACGTGATCCGCGGGCAGTATACTGCTGGCACAATCCAGGGCAAGCCGGTACAGGGCTATCTCTCCGAGCCGGGAATTCCGGCAGGATCAACGAACGATACCTTTATTGCGGCCAGACTACAGATTGACGATCCATTCTGGAAGGATGTGCCGTTCTATATCCGGACCGGAAAGCGCATGAAGGAGAAATCGACGCGGATTGTGATCGAGTTCAAAGAGCCCCTCAAGCAGAGCTCATCGGCCGGAGAGAATGATATCCCCAATCTGCTGGTGTTTGAAATCAGCCCGAACGAAGGGCTAACCCTGCAGCTAAAGGCTAGAGATCCACAGCATAAAGGGAAGTTCAAGGCAATGCATATTGATTTCCACACCAGCTCTATTGAGGTTCCTGAGGCATACGAGAATCTGATACATGACGCTTTACATGGTGATCCGTCATTTTTTGCCCATTGGAATGAGGTTGAGCTATCCTGGAAATGGGTGCAGCCAATCCTGAATGCTTTTGAGAAAAATACCGTTCCGCTTCACACCTATGCTGCGGGTTCATTCGGACCTGCCGAATCAGCTCAGCTGCTGGCCAAGAAAGGACATCACTGGTGGCTTGATACTGCCGAAGCTGCAGACGGTGTTCAAGAAGAAGAAAACGATGTTTCTTTGCCCGATGCTTCAAATTTTTAA
- the fsa gene encoding fructose-6-phosphate aldolase, which translates to MKFFIDTANVEDIKKAYQIGVLSGVTTNPSLVAKEGVKFEDRIAEILQTVPEVESVSAEVTPDAITAEEMIAQANELIKINNYDKNITIKLPMTLAGLEACRYLTQKGVKTNVTLIFTVNQALLAARAGATYVSPFLGRLDDISEDGVQLIVKVAELFRIHNLDAQIIAASVRHPDHVTRVAMAGAHIATIPFSVIEQISKHPLTDQGLEKFAADWKKAPQV; encoded by the coding sequence ATGAAATTTTTCATCGACACAGCGAATGTAGAAGACATCAAAAAAGCATACCAGATCGGCGTCCTATCCGGCGTCACAACGAATCCGTCTCTAGTAGCCAAAGAAGGCGTGAAGTTTGAAGACCGCATTGCGGAAATTCTTCAGACCGTACCTGAAGTAGAGTCCGTATCCGCCGAGGTTACTCCGGATGCCATTACTGCGGAAGAAATGATCGCACAGGCGAACGAACTGATCAAGATCAACAACTACGACAAAAACATTACCATCAAGCTCCCGATGACGCTCGCAGGTCTGGAAGCCTGCCGGTACCTGACTCAAAAAGGCGTAAAAACGAACGTAACGCTGATCTTCACCGTGAACCAGGCGCTACTCGCAGCCCGTGCCGGAGCCACTTATGTATCACCGTTCCTCGGCCGTCTGGATGATATTTCAGAGGATGGGGTTCAGCTTATTGTAAAAGTTGCCGAACTGTTCCGCATTCATAACCTTGACGCGCAGATTATCGCCGCTTCGGTCCGCCATCCGGACCATGTGACCCGTGTAGCGATGGCCGGTGCGCATATCGCCACCATTCCGTTCAGCGTAATCGAGCAAATCTCCAAGCACCCGCTGACCGATCAGGGGCTGGAGAAGTTCGCTGCCGACTGGAAGAAAGCTCCACAGGTCTAA